In the genome of Candidatus Woesearchaeota archaeon, the window TATAAGGTTAATTCTTTAATATCAAGTTCTTTACACCATAAGAGCACCTTTTCAAACTTATCAGCTCCACTTTCGTGACCTTTCCAAGGCTCTTTCATGAGTTTTTTAGCAAAACGACGATTGCCGTCCATAATCATACCGATATGCATGGTAAGGAAATAGTTAGAAATTCATTTATAAATGTTATGGGATATGCTTCAACTTTGTTCAATTTTTTTAGAAATTATTATATGTGTACTTGTTTTTTGCTCTTTTAATGAAAAAAATTCTTTATGCAGAAGATGAAGACGCCAATTATTTGCTCATTTCAGCGTATTTAAATGGTTCTTATTGCTTGCACCGAGCAAAGACTGGTTTTGAAGCAATAGATTTGGCTCAGTTATTATCTTTAGATTTTATTTTAATGGATATTAAAATGCCTGAACTTGATGGCATTGAGGCAACAAAATGTATTCGAGAATTTAATACAACTATTCCTGTTGTTGCATGTACAGCAGATGTGTATTCTCTTCGAGATAATGACTTAATACATAATTTATTTACTGATTATTTGTCAAAGCCAGTTACAAAAGAAGTTTTTTTTCAACTATTGGATAGGTATTTAAAATAGTTTTTAGATGAGTCTTGATTTAACTTATTGTACTATTTACTTATTTCAAAATAATGTTCTTTAGAAGGTATCAATTTGCTGTTCATATTTTTTTTGTATTCTAGTAATTTATTAGTTTTTATCTTTGCCAAGTTATACTTTTTTTTAGGGTGTGGCCAAAATTATGTCTAAGATTTTTTTATAATTTTAAGTATGAAGACTTAATTATTGTTGCAAGATATGCGTTAAAGGTTTTTTGGGGGTATGAAAACCCCATATGCATTTTCTGCTTTTTCTCTTGCTTGTTTTTTTACTTCTTTATTATTTTGATTATTATTTTTGTTTATTTGAGCTAAATAGATTTGTGCAAATTCATTTGCAACATGATTCGATAGTAAAGCAGTTTCTTGCCAAATGGGGCTTGGAATATTACTCCCGCTTGCAATTGCAAGATAGGTATATTCGATAGCTTCTTTAGTGGTTGAAATTTCATAAAAAGGATTATTAACTAACAAATCAATTGCTTTAATGGCATTATCTTGAGCACAACTTAACAGACTATGATATCCTTTGTTTATTTTATCTATTTTACCATAATGTTTTTCTAAAACTGTTTTAAGAATTGTATCATTATTTAATGTTCCTTGCAAGCGTAACGAAAATAATTTTTTTTCTAATGTGGAAAATGAAATACTCTGTTCTAGAAGCGGTTTTATTTTTTCTTTCTTTTTAAGCCTACTTATTTTATGATATACATCACTTTCTTTGAATTTATTTTTTACTGTCTGAGCATCATCTGTTAACGAGAAATTAAATCCCGAAAACAATTTTCGTTTTTGCATCTGTTTAGCTTTTTCATCTAAGGCAAATATTTCAATTAACTTATTTCGCAATTGTACTTGATTACGTTCTTGCATGATTTGTACTTGATGCGCTTTGCGCTTTTCATTAACTTTTTTAATACCATCAATAGTATCTAAACTATAGTCTATTTTTTCTTTAGGGACTATTTTTAAATAATTACTTGTAGAAAAACTATTTGGTTTTATAGATGAATTTGAAATTGGTTTCACGCTTGTCATATGAATGCTATACTGCTATTTATGTAGCTAGCGGTTTAAATAATTTTGGATTGCTTTAAGAACGCATATTGGTCGTTTTTAAAGCATTCTTTTATGGCGGGACCTTCCTGGTTTTAGGAAGGTTTGGTTTTGCAGAATAAGAAGTGGTGACTCTAGGAGGCGACACGCCCAACGGGACGTCTTAAGGACTCTTAAACTCTTACGATTGTAATCATTATATACTAGATATATTACATTTTTGAGATGAATTTAAGCAAAGAAACTTATTTGTATACTATTTTAAACAATAACTTTCTCAAGTATTTTATTTAGAAGTTTTATAAATTCTTTAGTATCTGCAAAATAATTAGGATATGCTTTTTTTAATTCTATTAAGTTATCTGCACCAACAAGAACTACGTCATATTCTTTTTTTCCATAAATTTTTCGTTCTACATCTGCATACATTTTTATTGCTTTTTCTTCTTCTCGTTTAGAAAAAGAAGTAATGGTTATTTTCTCCTGAACAGTGTCAAGCTCTAATACAAAGAATTCTTTTTGCTTTTCAGATTTTAAATCTTCGAATTGTCTTAGAGATTCATTCCATTTCTTCATTCGAGTTATTATGTTAAGTTCTTTTTCTTGCTTTTTTATTTGTAAATATAATTCTTTTTCATTAAGAAAAGTATCTGGTACTAAAGGACAATTCTCCATTCTTGCGAATGCTGAAGAAACAAGTTTAAAGAACTTAGTCCATTTTTCTTCTCCTTCAGATAATTTTAACGCTTGACCTATAAAGAAACTAGTCGTTTCAACAGCAGTTGCCCAAATATGTTGCAATTGAGATCTTATTTGTACTTCGATATTAAGACCATTATATTCTTTTCTTTCCCTATCGCTTTTATATTTGTAAACTAAATGAATACTCCTATAACCATCCTTTTTAGGATAAGTAACATAATCATATTCTTTGACAAGTTCATGTCTTAATTTACTGTTAAGATATTTTTCTTTTAATTGAGTAACTTCTTTCATAGATTTGACTATTGCACGACATCCAGCAATGTCTTGCATCCTAGAAAGTTTAATTCCTCCTTCTTGAGAATTATATTTTCTATTAAGTTTTTTCACAATTGAAGGTACGCGTTTAAGTCGTTGAACAGTTACTGCTTTTTTGTCAAGAGATTCCGAATAATTTTTCAGAGTCTTTTTGAAAATATGTAGCGGATAACTATGAATTCCTCTCCAATGACTAAGAATTTCTAAAGCTTCATTTTGTTCAAGTTCAGTGAGTTGTCCTTTTGAAAGAATATTACCTGCCTTATCTACTTGAGATTTAGAGTGTTTTTTGGGATCAAGCAATCTCATGACATTAATTAAACGATATAGATATATAAATGTTTGCATTTCGAGGGAAAGTAAATAAATTTAACTTGTTAAACGCGGGAAAAATAATTCATTGCATTATACTTTAAATAAAGGGTTTTTTGTTAAATAAATTATTTTTTTATTCTAAAATGGTTAAACGCGGGAAATTTTAATTTCTTTTAGGAAATAATGCGTTCACAAGAATGTAATGGATTTAATCCTAAAAAGTATTAAAACGAATAGCGCATTTAGAAGGCGATACGTCCAAAAAGGACGTTAGTTGGACTCTTAAAAGTCAAAATCAGTGTTTTGTATACATTGTATGCCAAAAGTATTACATACTCTGAGATTTATTTTAAGCAGATGAGAATTATTTTACTAACTCCTCAGTCTTTTGCATGAATTCAACAACTTTAAAACGATAATCTTCAATTTTATCTTTAGAAAACAATATTTCTGTTGCGTAACTTGCATTGTGCCGATCGATCTTTAAATTTGTATAAAACTTTGCATCATCTTTATTTATAGATAATTCATTTATTAATTCTGCATCTTTAATATCGATGTTATATTCTTTTATCAAAAACAAGAGTGTTGCAGTATGATTTTTAGAAATGAAGCTTTTATTGGTAACTAAAGCTAAAGCGCAATGATAAAGAGAATAATATAAAGTTACAATAAGCCAATCATTAAATTTAATTTTATCTTTATTTAATGTGAAAAATTCCAAATTATGTTTTGCCTTAGCTAAATATGCTTGAACTAGTTCAGGGTTGGAAGATATTTTATTTAATTGTTTTTTCTTAATAAAAAAATCAACTTCTTTATCTAATAAATCAACATTTCTAAAATAATCAACTATTTTTATTTAATAATACCTCATAAAAATTTTGCTCTCCAAAAACAGGAAAACCAGTTTTTTTAGCTTGTATAACAATATGATCAGTTGTATCAATAAAATCTTGAATCGAACAATAAAAAATATTCAGTGGATAATTCGAAATTATTTCGGAATCTTTTCTTAAAGGATTAAGATTTGGTTTTTCGTTTGATATTATCAACAAATCAATATCGCTATTTTTTTGTTCCTCCTTTCTGGAAGCAGAACCAAATAACACAACTGAAAAAATAGTTCTTGGAAGTTTAGATAAAAAATTTTGAAGAGGAACACGAACACCGCGATTAAGATCATCAAATTTCGAAAGTGAAAGTTCGGAAAATTTTAATGAAACTAATCGTTTATTTTTTAATATGTAGAATGTATTAGATTTAGTTTTATCAATTGAAAGTATGTTATTTGAAACCAATTTTTTAAGATTATGATCTAAAGAACTATCTGAAAGACCAGTTAATTCCTTTAATTCGTTAAAATAAAGCTTAGATTTCCGACTAGTTAAATAAGCTAAAAAAATCTTCATTTCAGGTTTCATGTAGTTTATATACTTGAGCTCATTTATATAACTTCTGTTTTTGGAGTGATTACTTCTGTTTTTAGAGTTGTTTTGAATCTGTAAAATTAAATAAGTTCGTGATTTTTTTGTAAAAAAAGTTAATTAATTAGACTTTTTGACAAAAATAAGAATTTGCAACAAAATTTTGTATTACCTTCTCCGAGCTTGAGTTTTAAACGATGACGACTTTAGAACTCTTGAAATGTAAGGAAATTATTGAAAATGTTTTTGAGTGAGTAAGCCCCATCAGGTACACTCCCTAAAACAAAGAATTAGTCAAGAGAAATCTTGCGACATAAAGCTTAAAACTGCATGTGACCTAAACGTGGTCAGAACAGAGGTGAACTTTCCGAAATACACTTAACAGTTTTGTTTGTATCGGTTACCTTGGACTTAATATCT includes:
- a CDS encoding response regulator, whose amino-acid sequence is MKKILYAEDEDANYLLISAYLNGSYCLHRAKTGFEAIDLAQLLSLDFILMDIKMPELDGIEATKCIREFNTTIPVVACTADVYSLRDNDLIHNLFTDYLSKPVTKEVFFQLLDRYLK
- a CDS encoding RelA/SpoT domain-containing protein, producing MRLLDPKKHSKSQVDKAGNILSKGQLTELEQNEALEILSHWRGIHSYPLHIFKKTLKNYSESLDKKAVTVQRLKRVPSIVKKLNRKYNSQEGGIKLSRMQDIAGCRAIVKSMKEVTQLKEKYLNSKLRHELVKEYDYVTYPKKDGYRSIHLVYKYKSDRERKEYNGLNIEVQIRSQLQHIWATAVETTSFFIGQALKLSEGEEKWTKFFKLVSSAFARMENCPLVPDTFLNEKELYLQIKKQEKELNIITRMKKWNESLRQFEDLKSEKQKEFFVLELDTVQEKITITSFSKREEEKAIKMYADVERKIYGKKEYDVVLVGADNLIELKKAYPNYFADTKEFIKLLNKILEKVIV
- a CDS encoding DNA-binding protein; the protein is MEFFTLNKDKIKFNDWLIVTLYYSLYHCALALVTNKSFISKNHTATLLFLIKEYNIDIKDAELINELSINKDDAKFYTNLKIDRHNASYATEILFSKDKIEDYRFKVVEFMQKTEELVK
- a CDS encoding nucleotidyltransferase domain-containing protein, with translation MKPEMKIFLAYLTSRKSKLYFNELKELTGLSDSSLDHNLKKLVSNNILSIDKTKSNTFYILKNKRLVSLKFSELSLSKFDDLNRGVRVPLQNFLSKLPRTIFSVVLFGSASRKEEQKNSDIDLLIISNEKPNLNPLRKDSEIISNYPLNIFYCSIQDFIDTTDHIVIQAKKTGFPVFGEQNFYEVLLNKNS